The genomic stretch CAACAAACaaatgtacttttttttgtttttatgtgaaattaaaaatttcgaattaaaataaaaaattgaattttcttaaccctctagtgcccagtgccgcctttagacggtcctcagttgaacctctaaaaagcttcaataagaacttaaaaattttttataaagcttcatagtgtTTTTTTCGAAGTTTGTCTGAAAAGTAATTtgacactagagggttaagaatgCTGTACCTCTGTGTGACAAGTATTTTATGTGTAAAATGTTCTTAGAAATACGATGCAATTTTCAAGTCTAAAATCAAACGATActcatttgccaaaaaatgcaatatgatctttcaactgtaaaaataacatctggcaacactgccagTTAAGTTGCGTCATTTAGAATGGCAATAATCAAAAACGTTccaaaaatattagcaaaaTATGAAAGCAAATCAGAGAAAATTTGAATTCAATTGttgaaaatgctgtaactcgagtttcGCTCATAATACCTCGGGACGATAGCAGTGTTTTTCATGTTAAATTTTctcaggaacacgatgaaaatatttaatttgaaattaaagcACATTCatctgccgaaaaatgcaattccttttttcaaatgcaagcaacaacctatctggcaacactgccatttagacttgataattttttggaacccttatctaattttcttcaaaaaccatGGAAATAAACTAAGTATTTCTAAACGGCATGCTTTTGTAGCCATAATTGAGAAAAACAAGGTTTTGTCCAAAAATGGAATGGTCGCACGGGAATAGGAAGTGGACCGATCGGCactaaaattgggatttttgcaTAATGCCTTATATGAACAATTCCTCAAACTTTAAGCCAAATGTGAAAAGGTCATTGACacggttgtattttttttttgcgcacatgagatggaatgacccatacatacagagaaaagttgtcaaggtaTGACTGCCTGGAAACTGGACACGGCCTGAGTTTTCATCAAAaacttttaaaacattttcaacGTGACATAAAACATGACATAAAAGATCCCTCTATTTTCGAACCGTGTTAAACAGTTTCATCGTTCAACAtctcaagtataattgttaaactttaatcaaagtttaaatgtcaggtgatgccatatgacaTACCCACGGGAAATAGGTTAAAATGTTCTGAAGAGTTTCAggcaacaaaattgtttatccagtggcgtagccagaatttctgTCTTGTGGGGGAGGGGtgaattttgagaatattgaagagagagtgCCCTAAATCAATGACTATCATGAAACAAAACGGGATTAGAAGAAAAGTGGTTTCGCGCGCTCACACCACTTACTCTTAATACGAGTTGCGTTGATGAAGTGTTTTTGTGTTGCTATCTTTagtgataccgcttaccgtgcaacgcacgtgctgtgTAAATGAATAACGTTCGAAATGTTGTTTATCATATAACAACCAACAGGGTGCCAATGGAACTCGACTTTTCGAATTACGCTTAGCGATAGGTATCAGAagctttgtcttctcgaaaaaagtccccatgaaaatttcagctcattCGTGCTGAAACTTCCTCTCCAGAACCAGGTatagtcacaaaattccattcgCACAAACAGAAAGACATTCGAAGCAGTCAGTCAGTTGCGTTGTCTAAAATGATATATTTTCTCGATATTCTTGCGTCAGAATAaactgctgatactagacaccttgttttacTTGGGAGAAACAACGACGTACGTGAAACCACTTTTAGGCGTACGCTGCCTTTTCTCgtttttaaaaccaatttttcagcgtagtttttttttattatttttttttattattattttaaataaaatcaaattttttttttattattttaaataaaatttcagGCAATGGGACCCCGCTGCTAATTTTTGCTAATTAAGCACACCAGTGAGCGCAACTGTTTGTGTATTGCCATCCATTAAAGAATTGTAGAGACTATCGATTTTTATGTTTACATCTGCACTAGATGTCGTTGCTTGGCTATGAGTGATAAAGTGGTTCATCGTCACATAGCAATGTTAAAAGTTGATAGCAAAGAGCCAGAACAAAATTTCATTGGTTCCATTCGAGGCCTCAAAAATCCTAAACTTATCAAGTCGATTACTGGTGACTccacttggcgcattgcatttcaaatatttatgaaGATATGTATGAGAAATCTTACTTTTTGCAACATTGATCCACCCTAATCCAACTGCACGGCTCTCGTCCTAATATTGAGCTGTTGTCAAAATCAACATCACGAGCTCATGGACGAATGGTAGTGAAAGACAATGGAGTTAtatagaaaaaatatgttttttttataaaaatagattgcgtttAGTGAAACTAAatactagaaagttagaataagaTGTATAGAAGGTATTTGATAGTTGTATTCTTGGTCAATGAGCAAAACACTCGGAGAATTTCCGATTTGAACAGTTGCACAATATATGTcccagtttaattttttttttcaaattgtcatttttgatttggcaacattacatagacgtttctataggcaaacgatattatttttgatgctatgccaatcaaacaagccgttttggctgtaaaaatagtttaattttttcataGAGTGctttattggaaattaaaaacatttctacagccaaaacggtttgaatgattggcatagtgtcttcggcaaagttgtagatacatATTAATTttatccttccaaaaataatgtctctcgaaaaaaaaattgcattgtttaggtaatctgttgtagtttttattaaaaaaaaacattagatttttaaaaaatgagctttttagagtgtatgttttttcggaatgacaaaactattatttacaactttgccgaagacgtccccgatcaaataaaccgttttggccctaaaaatatttgtaatcatcaataccttccaaaacagcatttttcaatagcttctcaaaaatgagtcgtgttctaaaacattaaaccaatagcacaaaatggcatcttttgcctatgtaaagtttcagccaaacaaaaaatggtcgattaattggttgcccgtttttttgtgCAATTGCTCATTTACTACCACTGGAAAAGCGCCATCTCTTGCCATTGGACATTTTTTCAGGTGTTCCATTTACTAAAAGTCATCCATTGACAATTTTTCTCTAACTTAGTTGATGAGACGCATGGACGTTAAGTAGCGCAAACGTGAAAAATACAGTACATGAGCAATTCTTGTATTGTACAAACTTTCTTTTCTTGAGGGTGCCAATTCTGATTTATGCAGAATTAGTTTCACGCaattaaattgtctatctaaaaaaccCAATTCGAAAAATTTCTGAGTCGCCCGTTCATTgctttttgatcactttttgttttcaaaatcaatttgCTTCATTGTAGGATCTGattttttgattcagacaattttatgattttctaAACTTCGACAATTTTTCTCTTTCTTCTGTCTTTAATCAGGTATATAattcattaaaataatttttagcCCTTTTCAAGTGGTAGTTTAGATGAATTTTTGGAAAATGAAGTTTACAAAGTTGCTAAGTTCagtaaggcctacacacccacCAAGTTTCATTAGATTCTTCGCCAACCTTATCCATTATAAACTTTTATCTTCCGAAAAAACACTGTTTCGGAAAAACAATtgtttagaatatttttttacaaagcaTTACTAACTTTCTACAACTCTTTCTCAGACAGTCTGTCTATAATCCTAGGTTTGCGTGCTACAACGCGTTTGGAAAAGTATATGCCAAGTCTCAAAAATTTTCCACCCGCGGAAAATACTCAATTTTGTTTACATTCGGTTGGTAGATAAGATTAGTGGCACTTAATTAGAACCAGTAAGTCAATTGCATGGCACCATCAGCAGTTTTCTGTGTATCCATAGTGCTAGCCTGACGTGCCAGCCTCTTCATGGTTTGCCTGCGCATACGTGACACTTCCAGAGGAGTTTTTTCGGTGGATGCATCCGGCTCATGCAAACTAACATTGATGGGTATTCCAGCGCTTAGCTCTAGCGCCGAATCAGGCGGCTGATGAGCCAGACTTTCGTAAGAGGTGGCAGGGGATTTCCTGGCCGGAACACATCGAAAACAATCGTCAAAGGTCCAATCTTTACCAAACTGTTCGCCATCCTCCAGCGTCTGGGGCAAACGATGATGGAGGGTCTCCGGCAGACGAAGGCCTGTGAACCCACCGGCCACCGATATGCAACCCATGATAACTAGTGGAAGAATCAGGTTTTCTTTGCCCTGAAAAGAGTTTTCATTAGACACCTATTTCTACAAAACGAAATATGAAACTTACCAAATACGTAATGAACGGAATCACTATCAGACCTAGGCCTCCAATATAACTGGAGGTGCCGATGCCTACTCCTCGTACCTGTGTGGGATACAGCTCTCCGGCAAAGGGATAAATGATAAGAAACGAAGCCGACAGAGCTGCCTTCGACAGCAGGTAAAGTATCAACGTTTCCGTCACCGCATCTTCGGGCAGGACAACGGTTGCAACGCAACTAATCCCGctgaaataaaaaatcacaaaatcattTCATAAAGCATGCATTAACACTCCACATACCCCAAGATCATCAGCATACACATTGGCCACCGTCGGCCCCAGCGATCCATAGCAATCCAGCATATCACGTAGCTGGGAATTTCCACCAGTGACGAGAGGAAAAAGCTAAGGTACTGATTTTCCCCCAAGGATGGGCCATAGTAGCTCAACCCAAGATACACGGTTTCGTTGACGAACCAGTTCAGGGTGATTAGAATAGTTTTCAGTCTCATATTGGGTGTCCGACAGAGGTCGAACGCACCGATTGATACCTCCTCCTTCTTTACTGTACGACTTTTTTCCGCCAGAACTCGTTCCTGCAGTTTGTTTTTGAATGCAGTGGGAAACTTCTTACCGTTAACTTTCGCCATCTGCTCGAGAATTTTCAAGGCCTCTTCCAGTTTACCCTTCATTAACAGCCACCGCGGTGATTCGGGCATTATAATCAAATAgagaaaatacagcaaaaatgGTACCGATGTGTACAGCGTCAGTTCGACCCAATCTCGGACCAGATAAGTCACACCGGCCAACATCATCAACCCGAAGGTGTAGAACGTGCACGTCATAACAGTAACGAACGACCGATAATTGGGTCCCACCAGTTCCAGTGCTATGATGAACGGAATTTGGTACACGGCGGGAATCGTCAGTCCCACGATGACACGACTAAAGGCccacatgcgaaaatcggagcTGGCGGCCGTGATGAAACTACCCAGTAGCAGTGTTGCCAGGCAGGAAAAGTACGACGTTCTACGACCGGCGCGATCGTTCAGCATACCGAATAGGTACACCCCGACCGGGCCCCCCGTGTTCAGAGCCACCAACCCTAGCGTAGGATAGATATCGTACTCGCAGACCAAATCGAACTGGAAGTTTGCAAACAAAAAAGAATACATCCAATTTGTAGATTTTATTTAACTACGcagtttgttagtagcttaagaaTTTTTATAATATGTAATTATTAGTACCATAAGTTTGTatggccaatcacaaatggtgatttgTATGCGTTCGCGATTGGGACTTATCAATCGACAGTTTTAGCGCTCACGTCAATCTGCGGTGTTACGGCAGTATACAGTTGGGTCTGCATCGTTATTTGCTCTTTATTAGTATCTGATGTCTGCTGCGTATACCTTCAACTCATATGACCTGTTATAAAAGCAGCTAAATTTCAGAAGCTCCTGAAACACTCAAAGCCATTTCAATGGCAAATTCTACAATAAAACTGATCCCACATAACCTTTCCCCTTTCACTACATTAGATTTACATAAAGTGGCCAACCTTGAACCAGTGCCACCGGTTCGTAAAAGTGACTTTATCATTGTAAATGGATTACTCTCGGATTCAGTTAAACCGATCAGCACGTGGAAAAAATAAGCGCAAATACTCACATCAATCACAATCGATGATTTCACCTCGGTGGTGTTGTATTCCCATCCATCACGGCACTGTTCCACTGGCCACGAACTGTTGGGGAAAACCGACTCCGCATCGGTGTTAGACAGAATATCTTTCCAATCCACTGCGTACCGAGTGCACTTGCTGAACTCTTCAACTCCATCGCTCTGCAATCAAAAAAGCTTCCATAATTTTAAAAAGTCTATTTCGTTATAGAAGAAaaggaaaatttttttcgaaagagAAAATTATACTCCGTTTGAAAACGGGCATGGAATGGAGCGAAACATCACACAAACGACGGATTATGTGCGCCTGAAGGAAAAGGGAAATGGAACGTTTATATTTCTCTAGTCACGTGGTGCAAAAGGAAAACGCTATGTATGTACTCAACTGTCTGACACTATACCGCTATGCACTTGAATTTCACACACCGCTGGAGGTGACCAACCGCAAAAACTTACGTAACGTTGATTCTAAATTCTGTCACTCCGAAGGGTGGAACAGTATGAATGAACTATAAAAATAACCGCAGCCGACTTACTCAAAACCACTACACCAGACTACACTACAATACATTTCTTCTGCGTAAGAGTCTAGCTGTTCGTTAGAACAGTTCATTCATAAATGTTCTTTAAAAACTTGCAAACAGTTCATTCATAAATGTTCTTTAAAAACTTGCAAACAATTAGCACTAATTCATAGCTAATTCTGTACCACGCACTAAGCAGCTGTAAACGCGCTGATTCATCTGTAATTGATAGCTTCCACTATATCGTTACCAGTTACCCGCTGTTTACACTCGAGTGCCAGTAATTACCTCAACCACTGGAATGCCGTACTGCCTTCTCTCCTCTACGCTGAAATTTTGAAGCTCCGGTATTACGCACCAATAGTCGCCGGGAACGTCCGTCATAAACAGCTGATTGAAGGCACAGAACCCACAAGGAATGCAGGCCGGAAGACATATTAGCCATAGTAGCAGTTTTTGGTACCTTCCGAATTCTCCTATCGCCGGTAGCAGTTCATCTAGGTCAAATGGTTCCTGTTGGCGAAGCGATAGGATGTTATAAATTGTTAATACatagatattattatattgatattgatattgttgatGTTATAGCACCTTTATAGATAAATATGCCCATACAGAAAAATGTGAACCAGTCAGGACGATGTCAGATGACGATGCAGTCTACTTTTTGAACTTAAACTTACAAAGAAGCAGCTTCATAAGTAGGTATTATATAAACCaataaagttttttaattgaacACTAGGGCGCCAATTGAAAGTGCTCTTTATATgaagtagggtaacgggggtattttggcccccatgcatattttggcccacccagtaacattttacgcattttatctgaaaaattcaatgaatattagaaaactatgcatgcaacattgaataacacacctaagagcatactacactataattttcggcgaaaaactggctctaggtagtgttattttggaattagttcatacatgatattcaaagtcatggctgagtcaacccaacgtcaagaggaagtggtaatatacaagtcaacgtccggaagctattgtaacaaatatgtatgcttatgaaacaattcgttgttgtagtaacatcaataaaatgtcatagaaacagtttgtatactctaacatgttagaaagaggaaaaagtggttaaacgcatggccgaaatatgtttacctctttctgaagcaaacatattctggccatgccaagttttgacatctctttgattaccgttcggccgttgcacgtgaacaaagaagcagcttgtgacaatttacaggtaattacttcttaatttaccACATTTAACAatatgaaattagatgagaatgcctgtcaaaccgctattagccaaatcatttcatttttagatgcctaaaaattacaaaaattcacagcagaaggatgttctcctcaaacccactatttttgctctgaaaataccgatgatgattttaaatataattagtccgaactatttccatacacgtctgtagatataaaggtgggccaaagtaaaaatttggtggaccaaaatatgtttttagtacttcgtataaattttgatatttctaggatatttttcaatatattgcattgttgaacggtgtattttaaaatagacacttagcttttaacaatggtataatagagcaagtatttatgttgaaaaattgtctttgtttttaatgaactgtgcgaacatttcccaaagctggccaaaatacccccgttatcCTATTTCTTGAATTCGATGTTTCATATCATTGTGTCAAAGCATCAGTCATAATTTACGAAATGATAATAACAGTTTTATCGAAGAAATGTATATTCGATTTCGTCTATAGGAGGCGTTTGCCCATAAATCTTTCTGTTGATCAGATTTACAGCCAACAGCGCGCTTTTTCGGTTCCGTTCTGAAACAAAGATATCCGTATTATCGGATTCTATCCGGAAAATTTTAACTTGCCAGGGACGTCACCTCGATCAGTGGTTTTGCAAAACTTTTGTGCGGGAAGTTGCCCATAATCCGTGCATGAGGATGCTTTCATAGAATCACTTTTCGCAGACGAATCCCTATGACGGTGTTTTGGTTACATTGATTTTTTTAGCAATATCATAATCCGACAACCCTGGGTTTACCCGAATCGTTCTCAGTGCCGAACAAGCTTCCGATCCTTAGTTCTACTGCAACACTTGCTATGATCCTACCGGTCGATATGGTATGTCCCCGGTATGTCTTTCATGGAAGTGTTTAAAAACGCTGCATACGGTCATTTTAGCTAATTTCAACAATTTCTCAATTTTTGAACtggatacaaatttcgaattctttttatgtccatggtcatcaaagttagcagaggggtggcaaaaaataaataacaccgaaacgaaaaaaatgaaatatctttgatcaaagtttgtgtgcaagttatgacgtttgtaacttgcattcaaataaatgttgaaaaataacactttattattattattattatttatttcgcttacCTTTCGACAACACTCTCGCTtgtgaaatgaacaaaacggtttgagcttttttttcttccccttccaatattcaagatttttgaaggggggaagggggacataaaatgaaaataaaatttgtaacggccttattactgagacaaatcgcgccaaatgagcTATGGTCGATTgtagaccatttttgatttgaatgaaactttgcacacgtatttggcttagcaaactgagcatttttcaagtgtattttccgaaatatcaataatttttcgagcttaaattcaaaataacttgaaaagcGATGTTTCTAGAATGTTAACTACGAAGAGCTTTTTTATTCAacatgactctctgcatcttttgaaataatcagaatacaaatattttgaaaaatgttttaattaaaatttttataaaaaatttaatctaccataaaagaaatcattttttatttctccattctggactttttttttaaagttgcggaCAACCGTGGACATTTTTTAtgatgaaaaatttgaaaacgttTGGTTTATTTATAGATTAAGCATAAAAAGtgtcagcaaaaataaaaataataatttctgATTCAGCCCAAAATCACCTGGGCTAGAAAAgtcgtaaatgaaaaaaaaaaccttcgaaATTCAGCCTAAACGGGCTGAGAAACGTACCAGAATATCAGAGAAGGGCAAAGCAGAAATTGATTCCGATTTTTTCTGTAATTGGATCCGAAGTTGGAAGAGACTatgaacaaaaatgatttcgcACGGTGCAGGAAATTTTTGTCAATTGAGCGTCAAAAAAAAGGGTCGAAAGCTACTATCAAAAATGTATCCCATTGCAaccatcccccccccccccatgcACTACAGAAAGTTTCTGGTAGATAAAAATACGGTGGTGATGGACGCCGAGAGCTgcctcaccctggatggcaacgactggcagggaacttcgtatttcactttttgcctttctcctagaaaggtatagcaatcactggcaaaaccgaaggtaaaAAAGGGCTccattggacatgtggttcaaaagttatttaaaggaacttgttctgaagactatttaatctcacttaaTCAGTGCCATATGGGAGGTCTAGTtgctgttatgttcaaaaatgtgaaatccagctatgaaaaaaaaaaacattttccgaGGACTACTTGGTTCACTCActcttctcagagatggctgaaccgatttccacaaaattactgtcaaatgaaaggtccagttgcctcataacaccctattgaattttactgtagtCGATcaggaaacttcattatctcagaaactacacaaccgattcgaacaaTACTGATACCagatgaacgggatagttagtgtctgatgaattattatgattgaacatgtggttcaaaagttgtaaaaagaaagtcatatttgaaataaaaaaaaatccaactataaataatcgaatctaaaatgatgtTTTATCGAATGATttataatcgagtctatatatTATCGAATCCAACCTAAATATGGGTCCAGTGACGTTTCGGTTATAGCAtgatcaagaaaaatttttttttgcaccatatattttaaacatacagtcaggttttttttacgcaggggatacgtacctcgtaaaaaaaccgcgtaaaaaaaaccgccgtaattcgaaaatccgcgtaaaaaaaaccgcgctaattcaaaaatccgcgttaattctaaaatccgcgtaaaaaaaacacgttttttttttcaaatccgcgtaaagtagtccagcaagaagggctttagaaaaaaacccgagacgctctagaaccagtatttaaaattgtcctctttgacggtcattccggatctcacggtgggcggaga from Wyeomyia smithii strain HCP4-BCI-WySm-NY-G18 chromosome 3, ASM2978416v1, whole genome shotgun sequence encodes the following:
- the LOC129732835 gene encoding carcinine transporter, with the protein product MDANSEPLEEESEKIESEEPFDLDELLPAIGEFGRYQKLLLWLICLPACIPCGFCAFNQLFMTDVPGDYWCVIPELQNFSVEERRQYGIPVVESDGVEEFSKCTRYAVDWKDILSNTDAESVFPNSSWPVEQCRDGWEYNTTEVKSSIVIDFDLVCEYDIYPTLGLVALNTGGPVGVYLFGMLNDRAGRRTSYFSCLATLLLGSFITAASSDFRMWAFSRVIVGLTIPAVYQIPFIIALELVGPNYRSFVTVMTCTFYTFGLMMLAGVTYLVRDWVELTLYTSVPFLLYFLYLIIMPESPRWLLMKGKLEEALKILEQMAKVNGKKFPTAFKNKLQERVLAEKSRTVKKEEVSIGAFDLCRTPNMRLKTILITLNWFVNETVYLGLSYYGPSLGENQYLSFFLSSLVEIPSYVICWIAMDRWGRRWPMCMLMILGGISCVATVVLPEDAVTETLILYLLSKAALSASFLIIYPFAGELYPTQVRGVGIGTSSYIGGLGLIVIPFITYLGKENLILPLVIMGCISVAGGFTGLRLPETLHHRLPQTLEDGEQFGKDWTFDDCFRCVPARKSPATSYESLAHQPPDSALELSAGIPINVSLHEPDASTEKTPLEVSRMRRQTMKRLARQASTMDTQKTADGAMQLTYWF